A segment of the Echinicola strongylocentroti genome:
CCTCGGTTTCACTTTCGGCGACAATGGTGTCCAGTTCTTCCTTTTTGGTGTCCAGATCCTTCTTACGGTCCTTCAAGATTTCCTGAAGATCATCCAAATCTCTTTTCTTGCCTTCGATCCTCATCTCTGCTTCTCCAATTTTCTTTTTGGAAACTTGGATTTCAAGATCTTGAAGCTCTAGCTCTTTGGTGATGGCGTCATACTCACGATTGTTTCTGACGTTCATCTGCTGGTCTTGATATTTCTTAATGAGTTTTTCAGAGTCCTTGATAGCTTCTTTGTGCTTCTTGATTTCATCCTCAAGGGCCCCGATGTCATTGTTGAATTTCTCTAACCTTGTTTCGTAGCCTGCTATTTCGTCTTCTAAATCTTGAACTTCTTCTGGAAGGGCTCCCCTGATTTTAAAAATAGCATCTAAGCGGGAGTCTAATTTCTGAAGATTATAAATGGCATCAAGTTTCTGTGCGACTGTACTTTCCATGTACTATACGTAAGTTATGGGATTCGTAATGACTTTTGTCAAATAGAGTGCAATATTACTAAAATTTTGTGACAATATCTCTAATAATAAATCTTTTGTGTAGATTTCACTTTCGTAATGCCCAATGTCCGATATAACTATCTGATTGTCAGCATCAAAGAATTCGTGGTATTTTATGTCAGCCGTGATGAAAATGTCCGCCTTCCTGCTTTTTGCTGCACCTAGTAAAAATATACCCGCTCCACCACAGATGGCGACGCGTTTTATGGGCCTCCCTCTAAGCGGAGTGTGCTTGATGACGTTAAGGTTCATGGCGCTTTTGAGGTGCTGGAGAAAGGTGCTTTCTGCCATGGGGGATTCCAGTTCACCAACCATCCCTGAACCGACATCTTGGTGTTCGTTTTCTGTTTGTTGCAAATAGTAGGCCACCTCCTCGTAGGGATGATGCGCTTTGAGTGCATGGATGATTTGTCCTTGGAGGTAGGCAGGAAAAATAACTTCTATCCTGTCTTCATGGACTTCTTCGATGGCGCCTTTTTTTCCAATTGTAGGGTTGGCCTGATCTGAAGGAAGGAAAGTCCCAGTGCCTTCTACTCTAAAGCTGCAATTACTGTATTCGCCGATGGCTCCAGCACCGGCAGCATGAAGCCCTTCCAGTAGTTTTTGGCTGTCCTCTTTTGGTACAAAAGCCGTTAGCTTCATTAGAATCCCCTTTTTCGGGGCCAGGATTTTGGTGTTGACTAAGCCTATTTTGTCAGCTATTCGTTTGTTTACCCCGGTATGGACATTGTCCAGATTGGTATGGATGGCATAAATGGCAATGTCGTTTTTGATGGCTTTGATGACTGTTCTTTCTACGTAGTTTTTACCAGTTAGGCTTTTGAGCCCTTTAAAAACAATAGGGTGGTGGGCGACGATCATATTGCACTTGAGGTCGATGGCTTCTTGGACTACTTCCTCGGTGACATCCAAGCTGCAGAGAATACCAGTAACTTCATCAGAAGCATTTCCAGTGATCAACTGGGCATTGTCGTAAGATTCTTGGTAAGCAGGGGGAGCGATGCTTTCCAAGTAGGAGACTACGTCACTAATCAAATTAACCATATATTTGTATTTACCGTTTGATCAAAAGTAAAAAAAAATAAGCAATGCGCCCTTATCATCTTTTATTGTATCCTTTTTCATTTTTGTACGATGGGATTACTCGTCTCAGAAACAGGATGTTTGATCGTGGGATGAAGCGAAGTCTGGTCTTTGAGATCCCCACTGTCGTGGTGGGGAACCTGGCCATGGGAGGCACTGGCAAAACCCCAATGGTAGAATTTTTGATCAGGGCTTTCAAGGATAATTATACCGTGGCGACACTTAGCAGAGGGTATGGCCGGAAGACCTCTGGCTATATATTGGCAGAAGAGGCCACGCAGCCCACGGATATTGGCGACGAGCCTTTTCAGATTTATAGTAAATTTGGCCGAGAGGTTGCTGTCGCAGTAGGCGAGCAGCGTATTGAGGCTATTCCGCAGATCATTGCAGAGCGTCCCGAAACCGAATTGGTTATTTTGGATGATGCTTTTCAGCACCGATATGTCAAAGGAAATTTTAACCTACTTCTAACCACCTTTCAGCGTCCCTTCTTCACGGACCATGTGGTGCCCATGGGCATGTTAAGGGAAAACAGGGACGGTGCAAATCGCGCCCATGCTGTGGTGGTGACCAAGTGTCCTGATAAGCTCGATGAAGCCACGAAGACCCATTATTTGCACAAGATCTTAGGGTATGCCCCTAAAGATTGTCCTGTGTTTTTTGCTGGCCTTGAGTACGGCCAAGCGTATAATGTGAGAGACAACAAGGAGGAGCCGATTCAGAAAGTGATTTTGCTAAGTGGAATAGCCAATAATGACTTGTTGAGGAAGAAGGTAGGAGAAATGTATGAGCTCCTGGAAACCTTGGAGTACAGTGATCACCACCATTATACCGAGCGTGACATGGAGAGAATAGTAGAGCGATTTAACCTACGTAAGGCGGAATCTCCCGTGCTCCTTACGACGGAGAAGGACGCTGTCAAACTTAAAGCGGACAAATTGCTTAGATATTTACAGGAAATTCCGATTTTTGCGTTACCTGTTCAGGTGAAAATGGAAGAGGAAGAAAAAAACACCTTGTTAGAACATGTAACCAAGGCCATCAGAAATAAAGGTTATCAACGTGAAGTTTAAGTACCTATTTGCTTTATTTATATTGATTTTTTGTTTCAATCAACTTGCTTCTGCCCAGACGAGGCCGAGGGAAAGTGGTGAAAATCAAGAAGAAGAGAAAGAGCCACAGCGAGGAGGATTGATCGATGATTCGACCAAGATGGTGTATGGCCCTACCACGACCTTATATTTTCAGGAGAAAAACCTCCGGTATAACAATATGGAGAAAATAGCCCTCGATACGGGGCTGACAGGGTTTCATAATTTTGAGCCGGTTTTTAGGAATGGCCATAAATACCAGGGGTTGGCCAATATTGGTAGTGCAGCCAAGCCGGTATATTATACCCTGCCTGGGCAGATTGGAGCCACTTCTGGTTTTAGCGCTTACGACCTGTACTATCATTCGCCGGACAGCATGTTGTATTTTGATACCAAGTCTCCTTATACCAAGTTGGAGGCTTTTTATGGAGGGGGAAACCGGAACATGCTCAATGTGGCCTTTGCGCGAAATGTGAATCCAAGATGGAACATTGGCTTTAATTTTAATACCATAAAGGCCCGAAAGACACTGAATCCCAATGCGCGTGATGATAATATGGTGGAGCAAACTTCCTACTCCCTTCACACAAACTATCGATCCAAAGACGAAAAGTACTTCCTGCTGGCCAATTTTTCCCGGATGCATCATAAAGTATTTGAGAGCGGAGGTATTATTCCTCCGTCGGTAGACAGTACCTCTCTTTATTTTACGTATGAGGATTCAAAGGTGTGGCTAAGCAATAGCGAGGCTACTGATATTAGACAGGACTATCACCTGTACCATCAGTATAATATATTGGAAGAATGGCAGGTTTACCATGTCTTTGATAAGAAGAAGCAGGGGCTATCGTTTTTTTCTGATTTGACCACGAGTGACTCTGCCTACTTCAACTATTTTGGTCTGCCCAGAATGATAAATGAAGACAGTACGTATAACTATCACCATTTTTCAGAAGTACGGAATGAGGCTGGTTTTAAAGGAGACTTTGGACCGGTTTATTATAATGCGTTCGTGAAATTCAGGACTGGAAAATTCACCAGCCCTAATTTTGACAGTGAGTATAAGTTCAATGAAGTTTACATCGGTGGAGCATTACGAGGAGAGATAAATGATCAGTGGTCTTTTGAAGCCGATGGAGAATACTTGATCCCAAGTGGTTACCGGATCAATGGTTATTTCCACTCACCCTTTTTGGATGTAAGCTATACGAAGGCTTCTTATAAACCCTCGGCGATGCAGGAGATGTACCGTGGGAACCACTATTCTTGGACCAATAGTTTTTCCAATATCGGCGTCGATCAGATCAAAGGTGTGATCAAAGCCGACTTCGCGAAGATTTCCGTAAGGCCAAGTCTTACCATCAACCGAGTGAACAATTATGTTTACTTTGATGAAAACCAAGAAGCCGCCCAAGCAGATGGAGGGGCATTTATGGTTATTCCTGGGATCACAGCTGATTTTACCTTCTGGAAAAAACTGAGATGGCAGAGTGAGGTTATTTATACAGCCATAACAGGAGATGCGGCGGATGCATTCAGGATTCCTGATTTATACGCCTGGAGCAGGTTGTTCTTTGACGGGCCCATGTTTGACGATCATCTATACATCCAGTTTGGGGTGGAGGGCAGGTATAAAAGCAGCTATAACGCGGAGGCATATATGCCGGCCACACAGCAGTTTTATTTGCAAAATGATTTTGATGTCTATGCCTATCCTGTCCTAGATGCTTTTGTGGACTTACGGATAAACAGGACAAGGGTGCTGTTTAGGTATAATCACCTGAACAGCGGTTTTATGGAGAGGCAAGGTTACTTCGTGACGCCTTACTATACAGGGTTGAAGGGATCGTTGGATTTAGGTATCAGTTGGTATTTCTTTGATTAACTAAGGCTGAAGGGCTATAATCTTCTGAAGATCATAATGTTGAATTGGCCAATGATCAACGATAAGTAATCAACTCTACATACTACATACCAAATACTACATACCAAATACTTAATGAAATGAGCTGGGAAGAAAGTACAAAAAATAAAATGCTCAACCTCCAATTGCCCACTGATCCCAGGTGGGTGGACATTGCGTCGATGAACCTGGAGGACATTCTGGTGGATCATGCCTATTGCGAGCAAAAAGCCGCATCATCTTGTATTTCGTTGATAGTGCGCTACCCAAACTTAGATAAATTGGTAGATGTGCTTACCCCTGTAGTGGCGGAGGAATGGGCACACTTTGAAAGGGTAATTGAACAGATCAGGAAACGTGGTTTTCAGTTTGAAAAACCGCGCAAGGATATGTATGTGGTCAAGCTAAGTGAGTTTATTAAGAAAGGTGGGAGCAAAATGACGCAGTTGATGGAACATCTTCTGATGAATGCCCTGATCGAGGCGAGAAGCTGTGAGCGGTTCAAATTACTTTGGAAAAACATAGCCGATGCCGAGTTGCAACAATTTTATTATGAGCTGATGGTTTCTGAGGCGGGGCATTATGTGAATTTTATAGACTTGGCCAAGCATTATCATGATCCAGCGGAAGTGGATAAGCGTTGGAAGGAATGGCTTGCCCACGAGGCCAAGGTGATAAAGGAACTCGAAATACGGCCAGATCGGATGCATTGATCCATGCTGATGGGGACAGGAGGCACTTGTTGAATAGTAGTGCTGTTGATGCGCAACTGGGAGATTGAGCTCTTGAAGGAAATAGTAGGGGTCGTGGCTGATAAGTATTCAAGAGAAGGGCGATATTTTTATTCAGCTATTATTGTCATTGGTTTATTTTATTGATAATATTCGGCGGATTTTTAGTAGGAAAATGGGGTTTTGTTCTAAATTGAACACTTTATGGAATTGTTCGAGAATATTAAAGAGGCACTGCGGTCAATCAAGTCCAATCGGTTAAGAACGATTTTGACTGGACTGATCATTGCAATTGGGATCACTGCTTTGGTAGGGATGCTGACGGCCATTGATGGGATGAAAGCCCAGATCGAGGAAAGTTTCAGTGGCTTGGGTGCCAATAATTTCGATGTACGTTCTAAGAATACTTCAGGGCAGCGTGTGACCCGCTCTGGTGTGGCCGAGAAGCAGTTTAAGCCAGTGAGCTTTAAGGATGCGCTGGATTTTAAGACAGCATATGCTTCCCGCGGGATGGCGACCGTTTCCACTCGTGTAAGTGGCTCTGCAGAGATCAAGCGTGGTTCTGAAATTACTAATCCCAATGTACGTATCATCGGCGTGGACGAAAATTACGTCCTCATCAATGGTCAAAATATCGAGACAGGAAGAAACTTTAGCAACGTAGAAACCAGGTACGGAAATAACGTATGTTTGATAGGCAGTGAAATTGTAGAATTGCTATTCAAGAGCCATGAAGTTCCAGTGGGGGCACATGTTTCATTTTTTGGCAATAGGTATTCTATAGTAGGTGTTTTGGAAGAGCAGGGATCAGTGGGCAATGATGCGGGGGTGGATCGGACGATATTAATTCCGGTAGAAAATGCCTCCCGCCTAGACCAGACGGGTGGTTTTTGGTATACGATCACTGTTTCGAGTTCAGATCCTACCAAAATGGATTATGAAATGGGGCAAGCGACTGGCTTAATGCGAAAAGTCCGTGAAGACAGGGTGGGGGAGTTGGATTCTTTCGAAGTGGTCAAGTCCAATAACGTGGGAGAGAGCCTAGAGGAAGTTGCGGGTTATTTGAGGATTGGAGGTTTTGGTATCGGTTTTATTACCTTGCTGGGAGCTTCGGTAGGCTTGATGAACATTATGCTGGTTTCTGTGACAGAAAGAACCCGTGAGATAGGCATCCGAAAAGCATTGGGTGCTACTCCTAAGAGGATCCGTCAGCAGTTTTTGATTGAGGCCATTGTGATTTGTGTATTTGGAGGACTTTTTGGAGTGCTCTTAGGGATGGGGATCGGCAATATCGTTGCCAGTTTTGTTGGGCCAGGAGGGTTTTTGATTCCATGGCTTTGGATGTTGATGTCTTTTATGATTTGTATTTTAGTAGGCTTGGTATCAGGGGTAATTCCAGCCATCAAGGCAAGTAAGCTCGATCCCATCGAAGCACTCCGATATGAGTAATAGATAGGCTGTTTTAGCGTTGTTTGAAATTAAACGTGCTGTTGGCGGTGAAATTCCATAGGAAAACTAATGCTACGCTTAATGTTTTACCCGTAAGTAGTGATAAGTTTAGTTGGTTTAGTGATAAATAGATCAATGCCAAGCTTAATACTACGCCGATAAGAGAGATACAAAAAAAGATAGACAGTTCTTTGATTACTGATCCGTTTTGACTTTTGAAAGTCCAGTATTTGTTCCAAAAAAAAGTTATTGAAGCATGCTAAGGCAAAGCCAATGGAATTTGCTATATAGACATTATATCCCATAAGAAAAACCAACCCGAAGGTAATGCCGTAGTCAATCAATAGTCCAAGCAATCCAACTAGACTAAATTTGGCCATTTTCTTTAGTT
Coding sequences within it:
- a CDS encoding zinc ribbon domain-containing protein, encoding MESTVAQKLDAIYNLQKLDSRLDAIFKIRGALPEEVQDLEDEIAGYETRLEKFNNDIGALEDEIKKHKEAIKDSEKLIKKYQDQQMNVRNNREYDAITKELELQDLEIQVSKKKIGEAEMRIEGKKRDLDDLQEILKDRKKDLDTKKEELDTIVAESETEESKLKAEREKATKKIEDRLIKSYKKIRANAKNGLAVVEVKRGACGGCFNIVPPQRQADIREKKKLIVCEHCGRILADVADEIEDETLPKKKRSSRAKK
- a CDS encoding Nif3-like dinuclear metal center hexameric protein, translating into MVNLISDVVSYLESIAPPAYQESYDNAQLITGNASDEVTGILCSLDVTEEVVQEAIDLKCNMIVAHHPIVFKGLKSLTGKNYVERTVIKAIKNDIAIYAIHTNLDNVHTGVNKRIADKIGLVNTKILAPKKGILMKLTAFVPKEDSQKLLEGLHAAGAGAIGEYSNCSFRVEGTGTFLPSDQANPTIGKKGAIEEVHEDRIEVIFPAYLQGQIIHALKAHHPYEEVAYYLQQTENEHQDVGSGMVGELESPMAESTFLQHLKSAMNLNVIKHTPLRGRPIKRVAICGGAGIFLLGAAKSRKADIFITADIKYHEFFDADNQIVISDIGHYESEIYTKDLLLEILSQNFSNIALYLTKVITNPITYV
- the lpxK gene encoding tetraacyldisaccharide 4'-kinase, with the protein product MRPYHLLLYPFSFLYDGITRLRNRMFDRGMKRSLVFEIPTVVVGNLAMGGTGKTPMVEFLIRAFKDNYTVATLSRGYGRKTSGYILAEEATQPTDIGDEPFQIYSKFGREVAVAVGEQRIEAIPQIIAERPETELVILDDAFQHRYVKGNFNLLLTTFQRPFFTDHVVPMGMLRENRDGANRAHAVVVTKCPDKLDEATKTHYLHKILGYAPKDCPVFFAGLEYGQAYNVRDNKEEPIQKVILLSGIANNDLLRKKVGEMYELLETLEYSDHHHYTERDMERIVERFNLRKAESPVLLTTEKDAVKLKADKLLRYLQEIPIFALPVQVKMEEEEKNTLLEHVTKAIRNKGYQREV
- a CDS encoding putative porin; translation: MKFKYLFALFILIFCFNQLASAQTRPRESGENQEEEKEPQRGGLIDDSTKMVYGPTTTLYFQEKNLRYNNMEKIALDTGLTGFHNFEPVFRNGHKYQGLANIGSAAKPVYYTLPGQIGATSGFSAYDLYYHSPDSMLYFDTKSPYTKLEAFYGGGNRNMLNVAFARNVNPRWNIGFNFNTIKARKTLNPNARDDNMVEQTSYSLHTNYRSKDEKYFLLANFSRMHHKVFESGGIIPPSVDSTSLYFTYEDSKVWLSNSEATDIRQDYHLYHQYNILEEWQVYHVFDKKKQGLSFFSDLTTSDSAYFNYFGLPRMINEDSTYNYHHFSEVRNEAGFKGDFGPVYYNAFVKFRTGKFTSPNFDSEYKFNEVYIGGALRGEINDQWSFEADGEYLIPSGYRINGYFHSPFLDVSYTKASYKPSAMQEMYRGNHYSWTNSFSNIGVDQIKGVIKADFAKISVRPSLTINRVNNYVYFDENQEAAQADGGAFMVIPGITADFTFWKKLRWQSEVIYTAITGDAADAFRIPDLYAWSRLFFDGPMFDDHLYIQFGVEGRYKSSYNAEAYMPATQQFYLQNDFDVYAYPVLDAFVDLRINRTRVLFRYNHLNSGFMERQGYFVTPYYTGLKGSLDLGISWYFFD
- the miaE gene encoding tRNA-(ms[2]io[6]A)-hydroxylase, whose translation is MSWEESTKNKMLNLQLPTDPRWVDIASMNLEDILVDHAYCEQKAASSCISLIVRYPNLDKLVDVLTPVVAEEWAHFERVIEQIRKRGFQFEKPRKDMYVVKLSEFIKKGGSKMTQLMEHLLMNALIEARSCERFKLLWKNIADAELQQFYYELMVSEAGHYVNFIDLAKHYHDPAEVDKRWKEWLAHEAKVIKELEIRPDRMH
- a CDS encoding ABC transporter permease, which produces MELFENIKEALRSIKSNRLRTILTGLIIAIGITALVGMLTAIDGMKAQIEESFSGLGANNFDVRSKNTSGQRVTRSGVAEKQFKPVSFKDALDFKTAYASRGMATVSTRVSGSAEIKRGSEITNPNVRIIGVDENYVLINGQNIETGRNFSNVETRYGNNVCLIGSEIVELLFKSHEVPVGAHVSFFGNRYSIVGVLEEQGSVGNDAGVDRTILIPVENASRLDQTGGFWYTITVSSSDPTKMDYEMGQATGLMRKVREDRVGELDSFEVVKSNNVGESLEEVAGYLRIGGFGIGFITLLGASVGLMNIMLVSVTERTREIGIRKALGATPKRIRQQFLIEAIVICVFGGLFGVLLGMGIGNIVASFVGPGGFLIPWLWMLMSFMICILVGLVSGVIPAIKASKLDPIEALRYE
- a CDS encoding GtrA family protein; this encodes MTFFWNKYWTFKSQNGSVIKELSIFFCISLIGVVLSLALIYLSLNQLNLSLLTGKTLSVALVFLWNFTANSTFNFKQR